The following are encoded together in the Novipirellula galeiformis genome:
- a CDS encoding PSD1 and planctomycete cytochrome C domain-containing protein, with product MIDHQRQAPFPTMLIAVACVLVAAPLHSAAETSDAIVFNRDVRPILSENCYACHGFDEAAREADVRLDTFAGATGEGGTSVAIVPGQPDQSELLRRVLSDDEGEIMPPKDSGKQLTSAQKETLRRWIEQGAKYDVHWAFVPPQRISPPEVEGASHPIDRFIQSRLSSEGLRPSPRADDQTLIRRLFLDLIGLPPTPQEMDAFQTAASEDAAAAYHDLVERLLSSPHYGERWGLWWLDQARYADSNGYSIDAPRSIWKYRDWVVDALNNDMRFDTFTIEQLAGDLLPEASESQKVATGFHRNTQINQEGGIDKEQFRMDSVFDRVATTGTVWLGLTIGCAQCHDHKFDPITQVEYYRMFAFFNDQNEPTMKVYGDSDVAALTAQRDAASEKLSSFLHEHADAAAVWEAELTEASKKDLDTNVRKTLDTKPDKRSLEQRRILFAASRTRETDAPLDEQFKRLTSEYNAAAAAFKRVPTTLVMQERPTPRATHLLIKGDFTRPAAEVTPGTPSVLHPLTSISQRPNRLDLAHWITSPQNPLTARVIINRVWQHYFGRGLTEVENDFGLQGSLPSHPELLDWLAIEFVQRGWSLKEMHRLIVTSHTYQQTSNVVPELQQKDPENYLLGRQRRLRLDAEIIRDVSLAASGRLSAEVGGPPVFPPIPEGVMGQGQVQRSWSTSKGSDRYRRGLYTFHFRATPPPSLNVFDAPEGFSSCTRRLRSNTPLQALTLLNDPAHVEFAAALEQIIVRDGMETAFRRCTSRTPTADELAILNQLDSSTAARALLNLDETITRP from the coding sequence ATGATCGACCATCAACGTCAAGCTCCCTTCCCAACGATGTTGATCGCCGTCGCCTGTGTCTTGGTCGCTGCGCCGCTACACAGTGCGGCTGAAACGAGCGATGCGATCGTTTTCAATCGCGACGTGCGACCGATCTTGTCGGAGAATTGCTACGCGTGTCATGGTTTCGACGAAGCGGCGCGTGAAGCCGATGTGCGGCTGGACACCTTTGCTGGTGCCACCGGCGAAGGTGGTACCAGTGTTGCGATCGTGCCGGGACAACCCGATCAGAGTGAACTACTCCGCCGTGTGCTCTCGGACGACGAGGGTGAAATCATGCCGCCGAAGGATTCGGGAAAACAGCTCACGTCGGCCCAGAAAGAAACGCTCCGGCGGTGGATCGAGCAAGGAGCGAAGTACGACGTGCACTGGGCGTTTGTACCTCCGCAACGAATCTCTCCTCCGGAGGTCGAGGGAGCGTCACATCCGATCGATCGATTCATCCAGAGCCGGTTGTCCAGCGAAGGATTGCGACCTTCGCCACGCGCCGACGACCAAACTTTGATTCGGCGTCTCTTTCTGGATTTGATTGGTTTGCCACCCACGCCCCAGGAAATGGATGCGTTCCAAACCGCCGCGTCAGAGGATGCGGCGGCAGCGTATCACGACCTTGTCGAGCGACTACTCTCAAGCCCGCACTACGGCGAACGATGGGGACTGTGGTGGCTCGATCAGGCTCGCTATGCCGACAGCAATGGTTACTCGATCGATGCACCTCGATCAATCTGGAAGTACCGTGATTGGGTCGTCGACGCGTTGAACAACGACATGCGCTTTGACACCTTCACGATCGAACAATTGGCCGGCGACCTTTTGCCCGAGGCAAGCGAAAGTCAGAAAGTGGCGACGGGGTTTCATCGCAACACACAAATCAATCAGGAAGGCGGAATCGACAAAGAACAATTTCGTATGGACAGCGTGTTCGACCGTGTGGCGACCACTGGCACCGTTTGGCTCGGTTTGACGATTGGATGTGCACAGTGCCACGACCATAAATTCGACCCCATCACGCAGGTCGAATACTATCGCATGTTTGCCTTCTTCAATGACCAAAATGAACCGACGATGAAGGTTTACGGCGATTCGGACGTCGCCGCCCTGACCGCACAACGCGATGCCGCCAGTGAGAAGTTGTCGAGTTTCTTACACGAGCATGCTGACGCAGCCGCAGTATGGGAGGCGGAGTTGACCGAGGCATCGAAAAAGGACCTCGATACGAACGTGCGCAAGACGCTCGATACGAAACCGGATAAGCGAAGCTTGGAGCAGCGACGCATCCTCTTTGCCGCATCACGAACGAGAGAAACTGATGCCCCGCTGGACGAGCAATTCAAACGATTGACATCCGAGTACAACGCGGCCGCCGCAGCGTTCAAACGGGTGCCCACGACGCTGGTGATGCAGGAGCGGCCAACTCCTCGCGCCACCCACTTGTTGATCAAGGGAGATTTCACGCGTCCCGCCGCCGAGGTGACGCCTGGAACGCCTTCGGTGCTGCATCCCTTGACGAGCATTTCACAAAGACCCAACCGATTGGACTTGGCACACTGGATCACCAGCCCTCAGAATCCGCTCACGGCTCGCGTGATCATCAACCGCGTCTGGCAGCACTATTTTGGTCGCGGCTTGACCGAAGTTGAAAACGACTTTGGACTGCAAGGCTCGTTGCCCTCGCACCCCGAATTGTTGGATTGGCTGGCGATTGAATTTGTCCAGCGGGGTTGGAGTTTGAAAGAAATGCATCGTTTGATCGTGACGTCTCACACCTACCAGCAGACTTCGAACGTCGTTCCCGAATTGCAGCAGAAAGACCCCGAGAATTACCTGCTCGGACGACAGCGCCGGCTGAGGCTTGACGCGGAGATTATTCGCGATGTGTCGCTCGCGGCCAGCGGACGATTGTCTGCGGAAGTCGGGGGACCGCCGGTGTTTCCGCCGATTCCCGAGGGCGTGATGGGGCAAGGCCAGGTGCAGCGTTCTTGGTCGACCAGCAAGGGGAGCGACCGTTATCGGCGTGGGCTTTACACGTTCCATTTTCGCGCCACCCCACCCCCGTCGTTGAACGTGTTTGACGCCCCCGAAGGATTCAGCAGTTGCACGCGGCGGCTGCGTAGCAACACGCCGCTACAGGCGCTGACGCTGCTAAACGACCCCGCCCACGTTGAATTCGCCGCTGCCTTGGAACAGATCATTGTTCGCGATGGCATGGAAACTGCGTTTCGCCGCTGTACGTCGCGAACGCCGACCGCAGACGAGCTTGCGATCCTAAATCAACTCGATTCCTCGACCGCGGCCCGAGCGCTGTTGAATCTCGACGAAACGATCACCCGCCCCTAG
- a CDS encoding helix-turn-helix domain-containing protein, whose amino-acid sequence MNTFGKRIRELRQAKGHSLRDLAPLVDVGFSYLSKVECGKMDFGEYPSAALIHRLADVLEADEDELMLLAKRIPNSITNRVLEQPDVFLALARCDSKTLARIVNAIDASNS is encoded by the coding sequence ATGAACACATTTGGAAAACGAATCCGCGAGCTGCGCCAAGCGAAAGGTCATTCGCTGCGTGATCTAGCACCGTTGGTCGATGTTGGCTTCTCGTATTTGAGCAAAGTCGAATGCGGGAAGATGGACTTTGGCGAATACCCGTCTGCCGCGTTGATCCACCGGCTGGCCGATGTGCTGGAGGCCGACGAAGACGAGCTAATGCTGCTGGCAAAGCGGATTCCGAATTCGATCACGAATCGAGTGTTAGAGCAGCCTGATGTGTTTCTTGCCCTGGCGAGATGTGATTCGAAAACGCTCGCACGAATCGTCAATGCAATTGACGCGTCGAACAGTTAA
- a CDS encoding catalase has translation MNKNDSKPTTTDAGCPVSSDEHSLTVGPDGPILLHDHYLIEQMANFNRERIPERQPHAKGSGAFGYFEVTHDVSAFTKAAVFQPGTKTDTLIRFSTVAGERGSPDTWRDPRGFSVKFYTSEGNYDMVGNNTPVFFLRDPMKFQHFIRSQKRRADNGLRDHDMQWDFWSLSPESAHQVAWLMGDRGIPKTWRNMNGYSSHTYMWVNAAGERFWVKYHFKTDQGIDFLTQEEADRLAGADGDYHRRDLFDAIKRGDNPSWSLKMQIMPFEEAKTYRFNPFDLTKVWPHADYPLHDVGKLTLNRNPTDFHTEIEQAAFEPNNLVPGIGISPDKMLLGRMFAYADAHRHRLGVNYKQIPVNAPQCPVFSYSKDGQGRTQNVSDPVYAPNSKGGPAADGQRYPESATWSADGEFTRAAYTLREDDDDFGQAGTLVRDVMDDPQRERLVSNVVGHLKDGVSEPVLQRAFEYWSNIDKNIGDRIRKGISGG, from the coding sequence ATGAACAAGAACGACTCCAAACCGACAACTACCGATGCCGGTTGCCCCGTTTCCAGTGACGAGCACTCGCTGACCGTGGGGCCTGATGGCCCCATTTTACTGCATGACCATTACCTCATCGAGCAGATGGCCAACTTCAATCGTGAACGTATCCCCGAGCGTCAGCCACACGCGAAAGGTTCTGGAGCGTTTGGATATTTCGAGGTCACCCACGATGTCAGTGCGTTCACCAAGGCGGCCGTTTTCCAGCCGGGGACGAAGACCGATACGTTGATCCGGTTCTCCACCGTGGCGGGCGAGCGTGGCAGTCCGGATACATGGCGGGATCCCCGCGGCTTCTCGGTGAAATTCTATACCAGCGAGGGCAACTACGACATGGTTGGGAATAACACGCCCGTGTTCTTCCTTCGTGATCCTATGAAGTTCCAGCACTTCATCCGGTCGCAAAAACGCCGTGCGGACAACGGGCTCCGCGACCACGACATGCAATGGGACTTTTGGTCCCTGTCGCCCGAATCCGCCCACCAGGTGGCATGGTTGATGGGGGATCGCGGGATTCCAAAGACGTGGCGGAACATGAACGGCTACTCCAGCCATACCTATATGTGGGTCAACGCTGCGGGCGAACGATTTTGGGTGAAGTATCACTTCAAAACCGATCAAGGCATCGACTTTCTTACCCAGGAAGAGGCCGACCGATTAGCCGGGGCTGACGGTGATTACCACCGCCGCGACCTGTTCGACGCGATCAAACGAGGTGACAATCCGAGTTGGTCGTTGAAAATGCAGATCATGCCCTTCGAGGAAGCGAAGACGTACCGGTTTAATCCGTTCGACTTGACCAAAGTATGGCCGCATGCAGATTACCCACTGCACGATGTCGGCAAGCTAACGCTGAACCGCAACCCAACCGATTTCCACACCGAAATCGAACAGGCGGCGTTCGAGCCCAATAACCTCGTGCCGGGGATTGGCATCAGTCCCGACAAGATGTTGCTCGGTCGCATGTTTGCCTACGCCGACGCCCACCGTCATCGACTGGGAGTGAATTATAAACAGATTCCCGTCAACGCTCCGCAGTGTCCGGTGTTCAGCTACAGCAAGGATGGGCAAGGTCGAACGCAAAACGTTTCGGACCCCGTTTACGCACCGAACTCCAAGGGCGGACCAGCGGCCGATGGCCAGCGATATCCTGAGTCAGCGACTTGGTCGGCCGACGGCGAGTTCACCCGGGCCGCCTATACGCTACGTGAGGATGATGACGACTTTGGTCAAGCCGGCACGTTGGTGCGCGACGTCATGGACGATCCACAACGCGAGCGACTTGTGTCCAATGTCGTCGGACATCTCAAGGACGGTGTGTCTGAGCCTGTGCTGCAGCGCGCATTCGAGTACTGGAGCAACATTGACAAAAACATCGGTGACCGAATTCGTAAAGGCATCAGCGGTGGTTAG
- the carA gene encoding glutamine-hydrolyzing carbamoyl-phosphate synthase small subunit: MPKTAKLALEDGTVYEGYAIGAEGEVTGEAVFNTAMTGYQEILTDPSYRGQIVTMTYPEIGNYGINAIDVEHEAPSLSGFIVRADSRIFSNYRADGDLQSYLQKHNIIGLSGIDTRALVRRIRTAGAMRAVLSTTDLSDESLVNKAKESLSMVGRDLVREVMPTKAIAWNQKLDDWTEAEVGRHSRTNSAAHVVCMDFGMKWNIPRHFASRGNQVTIVPGDMSAEEIMKQNPDGVFLSNGPGDPEPLEYAQNTIRELLGQVPVFGICLGHQLLSLACGAKTFKLKFGHRGVNQPVFDIETGKVEITTQNHGFAVDEKSLPDCLEVTHRNLNDDTVAGVRHREHVAFGVQYHPEAASGPHDSHYLFERFAQKIAK; the protein is encoded by the coding sequence ATGCCGAAAACCGCGAAACTTGCACTCGAAGATGGCACCGTTTACGAAGGATACGCGATTGGTGCGGAGGGGGAGGTGACGGGAGAAGCCGTCTTCAATACCGCGATGACGGGTTACCAAGAAATTTTGACCGACCCCAGTTATCGGGGGCAGATTGTCACGATGACGTACCCCGAGATTGGAAATTACGGGATCAACGCGATCGACGTCGAGCACGAAGCTCCGTCCTTGTCGGGCTTCATTGTTCGCGCCGATAGCCGCATCTTCAGCAACTATCGAGCTGATGGCGACCTACAATCGTACCTACAGAAACACAACATCATCGGACTTTCGGGAATCGATACGCGGGCACTCGTGCGGCGAATCCGCACCGCCGGAGCGATGCGAGCGGTATTGTCGACCACCGACCTGAGCGACGAAAGCCTGGTCAACAAGGCGAAAGAATCGCTCAGCATGGTCGGACGCGACTTGGTGCGCGAAGTGATGCCAACCAAGGCGATCGCTTGGAATCAAAAGCTTGACGATTGGACCGAAGCCGAAGTCGGACGTCACAGCCGAACCAACAGTGCCGCTCATGTGGTTTGCATGGACTTTGGCATGAAGTGGAACATTCCTCGCCACTTCGCCTCGCGCGGCAACCAAGTCACGATCGTGCCCGGTGATATGTCGGCCGAGGAGATCATGAAGCAAAATCCGGATGGAGTTTTCTTGTCCAACGGCCCCGGCGACCCTGAACCGTTGGAGTATGCTCAGAACACGATTCGCGAACTGCTCGGACAGGTTCCTGTGTTTGGCATCTGCTTAGGGCACCAACTTTTATCGCTGGCGTGTGGCGCGAAGACCTTCAAATTGAAGTTCGGGCATCGCGGAGTCAACCAACCCGTCTTCGATATCGAAACCGGCAAGGTCGAAATCACGACTCAGAACCACGGCTTTGCGGTCGACGAAAAATCGCTGCCGGATTGCTTGGAAGTCACACACCGAAACTTGAACGACGACACGGTCGCCGGTGTACGCCATCGCGAACACGTCGCGTTCGGAGTGCAGTATCACCCCGAAGCGGCCTCCGGACCTCACGACAGCCACTATTTGTTCGAGCGATTTGCCCAAAAGATCGCCAAGTAG
- a CDS encoding class I SAM-dependent DNA methyltransferase, producing the protein MTASDAQKFLKDLDKKLWTAADKLRANLDAAVYKHAVLGLIFLKYVSDSFELRQQEIESQLRDPEHDYYLDPADHDDAEYESMLADELEVRDYYLEENVFWVPALARWKTIQQSAPLAAGTEITVKNGASKQYKITSIGKLIDDALGEIEKENPKLKSVLNKNYTQLQLPQPSLIGLINLIAEIPFQHEDLDAKDILGHVYEYFLGQFALAEGKKGGQYYTPKSIVNLVVEMLEPFKGRVYDPAMGSGGFFVSSEKFIEEHGGKIGDVSVYGQESNPTTWRLAAMNMAIRGIDFNFGKEPANTFTHDLHPDLRADYVMANPPFNMKEWWDGKLEGDPRWEHGDPPQGNANFGWLQHMLYHLAPKGSMALLLANGSMSSNTKGEGEIRETIVKADLVECMVALPGQLFTNTQIPACIWFLTKTKQKRGRGKNAYRDRVGEVLFIDARKLGYMVDRVLRAFTDEDTERIVSTFHTWKRDRDNYQDVAGFCKSATLDEIAEHGHVLTPGRYVGAEEVEDDGIPFADKMGKLTAELADQFAESVKLQKAIRKNMKALGFELPAGGQK; encoded by the coding sequence ATGACTGCATCGGACGCACAAAAATTCCTGAAAGACCTCGACAAGAAACTTTGGACGGCAGCGGACAAGTTGCGGGCCAATCTCGATGCGGCGGTTTATAAACACGCGGTGCTGGGACTGATTTTCTTAAAGTACGTCTCCGACTCGTTTGAGCTACGGCAGCAGGAGATCGAATCACAGCTCCGCGATCCCGAGCACGACTACTACCTCGATCCGGCCGACCATGACGATGCCGAATACGAGTCAATGCTCGCGGACGAACTCGAAGTTCGCGACTACTACCTGGAAGAAAACGTGTTCTGGGTTCCGGCTCTGGCTCGTTGGAAAACCATTCAACAGAGTGCTCCGCTCGCTGCCGGAACCGAAATCACTGTCAAGAACGGGGCGAGCAAGCAGTACAAGATCACTTCGATCGGCAAGTTGATCGACGATGCGTTAGGTGAAATCGAAAAGGAAAACCCGAAACTCAAGAGCGTTCTGAACAAGAACTACACCCAGCTTCAGCTTCCTCAGCCAAGCTTGATCGGCCTGATCAATCTGATCGCTGAAATCCCGTTCCAGCACGAAGACCTCGACGCCAAGGACATCCTTGGCCACGTCTACGAATACTTCCTCGGCCAGTTTGCTCTCGCCGAAGGGAAAAAGGGCGGTCAGTACTACACGCCCAAGTCGATCGTCAACCTGGTCGTGGAAATGCTCGAACCGTTCAAGGGGCGAGTCTATGACCCGGCCATGGGCAGCGGCGGCTTCTTTGTTTCCAGCGAAAAGTTCATTGAAGAGCACGGAGGCAAGATCGGTGACGTGTCGGTCTATGGACAGGAATCAAATCCGACCACGTGGCGACTGGCCGCGATGAACATGGCGATTCGCGGGATCGATTTTAATTTTGGCAAGGAACCTGCCAACACGTTTACTCACGACCTGCATCCGGACCTGCGAGCGGATTACGTGATGGCCAACCCGCCATTCAACATGAAAGAATGGTGGGACGGAAAACTCGAAGGCGATCCGCGTTGGGAACACGGCGACCCACCCCAGGGCAACGCCAACTTTGGCTGGCTGCAGCACATGCTGTATCACCTTGCCCCCAAAGGCTCGATGGCGCTGTTGTTGGCCAATGGCTCGATGAGTAGTAACACCAAGGGAGAAGGCGAGATTCGCGAAACGATTGTCAAAGCGGACCTCGTCGAATGCATGGTCGCCTTGCCCGGCCAGCTCTTTACCAATACACAAATCCCGGCCTGCATCTGGTTCCTGACCAAAACGAAGCAGAAGCGAGGCCGAGGGAAAAACGCCTACCGCGACCGAGTCGGCGAAGTGCTGTTCATCGACGCCCGCAAGCTGGGCTACATGGTAGACCGAGTCCTACGGGCTTTCACCGACGAAGACACCGAAAGGATTGTCAGCACCTTTCATACGTGGAAGCGTGATAGAGACAACTACCAAGATGTGGCCGGCTTCTGCAAAAGCGCAACCTTGGATGAGATCGCCGAACATGGCCACGTGCTGACGCCGGGTCGCTACGTCGGAGCCGAAGAGGTGGAAGACGACGGCATCCCCTTCGCGGACAAGATGGGCAAGCTTACCGCTGAACTTGCTGATCAATTCGCGGAGTCTGTCAAACTCCAAAAGGCGATTCGTAAAAACATGAAGGCTCTCGGCTTCGAGCTTCCTGCCGGGGGACAGAAATGA
- a CDS encoding tetratricopeptide repeat protein translates to MFFQQRVWIAVLAILVSSNFTVSFCDQPVAVSDDISQQDQASAGGGKPKSETKKAASDAGQADFDDAVIKRIEAESPEQLAAVSTLLESALTKGLNEENESFAEKMLASVLVQRSQQVVALMQRVRGRRMLQLRDEALEFLRKATQSDPTLVEAYLMIAQLNILPEGNRDEMTTATSKAIELLVDEPIQQSRAYVLRAVAQEDAEKKMADLDSAIQADPSNIEALQARAGLRMQSDDVDGAMADLKLILAEDPGNQVVAQAAVQQLLDAERVDDAVELITKTLAAKPSEGMYRMRAILYRLQGKEDEALADLNKALAMQPKDPISLLQRSEIALSRGDIQAAKRDLKTAMGIAPQVADAEQAIVVRCLIAVEEGRMADAINDMKTLVDRDPTSIVRQLQLANLYLRDERPRQAIEILSAVLDRDPKNASVLRSRADALLSVGEHADAVADYERAAKVTQDDSVELPGILNNLAWVLATSPNDTLRDGNRAVEHGKRAAELTQFKEAHILSTLAAGYAEIGDFEKAIEWSRKAVELGESDENEQIEQLKEELESYRQNKPWREKQELEENKVPILSPEDLIDT, encoded by the coding sequence ATGTTTTTTCAGCAACGAGTTTGGATTGCGGTCCTTGCTATTCTCGTCAGCTCCAATTTTACGGTGAGTTTTTGCGACCAACCCGTCGCGGTGTCCGATGACATTAGCCAGCAAGACCAAGCCAGCGCGGGGGGAGGCAAGCCAAAGTCGGAAACCAAAAAAGCAGCCAGTGATGCGGGGCAAGCGGATTTTGATGATGCAGTGATCAAACGGATTGAAGCCGAATCTCCGGAACAACTCGCTGCGGTTTCAACCCTGTTGGAATCGGCGCTCACCAAAGGGCTGAATGAAGAGAACGAATCGTTCGCTGAAAAGATGTTAGCGAGCGTTTTGGTTCAACGCAGTCAACAAGTCGTTGCACTCATGCAACGAGTGCGTGGCCGACGGATGTTGCAACTTCGCGACGAGGCACTCGAGTTCCTCCGCAAAGCGACCCAAAGCGACCCGACGTTGGTCGAAGCGTATTTGATGATCGCTCAGTTGAATATCTTGCCCGAGGGCAATCGCGACGAGATGACAACGGCAACATCCAAAGCGATCGAATTGCTCGTGGACGAACCGATCCAACAAAGTCGCGCCTATGTGCTGCGTGCGGTCGCCCAAGAGGATGCCGAAAAGAAGATGGCCGATTTGGATTCCGCAATCCAAGCCGATCCTAGCAATATCGAAGCGTTGCAGGCGCGTGCTGGTTTGCGGATGCAAAGTGACGATGTCGACGGTGCAATGGCCGATTTGAAGTTGATCCTGGCTGAAGATCCCGGCAACCAAGTCGTCGCCCAGGCGGCCGTGCAACAATTGCTCGATGCCGAACGCGTCGACGATGCCGTCGAACTGATCACCAAGACGCTCGCTGCCAAGCCGAGCGAAGGGATGTATCGGATGCGAGCCATTTTGTATCGCTTGCAAGGCAAAGAAGACGAAGCCTTGGCCGATTTGAACAAAGCGTTGGCGATGCAACCCAAAGACCCGATCTCGCTTTTGCAACGGTCGGAGATCGCACTTTCACGAGGCGATATTCAAGCGGCGAAACGTGATTTGAAGACTGCGATGGGAATCGCACCTCAGGTCGCCGATGCGGAACAAGCGATCGTCGTTCGTTGTTTGATCGCAGTGGAAGAAGGCCGGATGGCGGATGCCATCAATGATATGAAAACGTTGGTTGATCGCGACCCGACCAGCATCGTCCGCCAACTGCAATTGGCGAACCTGTATCTACGCGATGAACGTCCGCGTCAGGCCATCGAGATCCTTTCGGCCGTTTTGGATCGAGATCCCAAAAACGCTTCGGTCCTGCGATCGCGTGCCGACGCACTGTTAAGTGTCGGCGAACATGCCGATGCCGTCGCGGATTACGAACGAGCCGCCAAGGTTACCCAAGACGATAGTGTGGAATTGCCCGGTATCCTCAATAACTTGGCTTGGGTGCTGGCAACGTCTCCCAATGACACCTTGCGCGACGGCAATCGGGCGGTCGAGCATGGCAAACGTGCAGCCGAATTGACCCAGTTCAAGGAAGCTCACATTCTCAGCACCCTCGCGGCGGGGTACGCCGAGATCGGTGATTTTGAAAAGGCAATCGAGTGGAGCAGAAAGGCGGTCGAGTTAGGCGAATCCGACGAGAACGAGCAAATCGAACAACTCAAGGAAGAACTCGAAAGTTATCGCCAGAACAAGCCTTGGCGCGAGAAACAGGAACTCGAAGAGAACAAGGTTCCGATTCTGTCGCCCGAAGACTTGATCGACACCTGA
- a CDS encoding DUF1501 domain-containing protein has product MVPKRMNSPRLHEATRRHFFSRCTMGVGSMALASLMADRGLAAPTAATATSNPMQPKAAHFPAKAKNVIFLFMAGGPTQFETFEYKPKLTQWNGQPIPPSFVEGKRFAFMDSSHRSNLLGPTRTFKRYGESDAWVSDLLPHTAQIVDELTIVKTCKTELFNHAPAKLFMNTGSGQFGRPAMGSWVTYGLGSECDDLPGFLVLQSGPRGPRGGAVLWGSGVLPTTYQGVPLRSQGDPILNLSTPGAFNQTQQRALVDAVRELNLKQLVETSDPEIATRINAYELAYRMQSSAPELMDTAGESAETLAMYGIKDPNESSYARNCLLARRLVERGVRFIQLYHTNWDHHGGPTENLQQHLPEICKEVDQASAALVMDLKRRGLLEDTIVIWGGEFGRTPMGEVRENTGRNHHIDAFTMWFAGGGFKPGLVYGETDEFGFGPIENPVHVHDLHATLLHLLGLDHQRLSVRFQGLDFRLTGVDPAHVVKDLLA; this is encoded by the coding sequence ATGGTTCCCAAACGCATGAACTCGCCTCGGCTGCACGAGGCAACGCGTCGTCATTTCTTTAGCCGCTGCACCATGGGCGTCGGGTCGATGGCGTTGGCTTCGTTAATGGCCGACCGCGGGTTGGCGGCGCCTACCGCGGCGACGGCGACCTCCAATCCGATGCAGCCCAAGGCCGCGCACTTTCCCGCGAAAGCGAAAAACGTGATCTTCCTGTTCATGGCGGGAGGCCCCACCCAGTTTGAAACGTTTGAGTACAAACCAAAATTGACCCAGTGGAACGGACAACCGATTCCGCCAAGTTTTGTCGAGGGCAAGCGATTTGCGTTCATGGACAGCAGCCACCGCAGCAATTTGCTGGGGCCAACGCGGACGTTCAAACGGTATGGAGAGAGTGACGCATGGGTCAGCGACCTGTTGCCCCATACGGCACAGATTGTCGACGAGTTAACGATTGTAAAAACGTGCAAAACGGAGCTGTTCAACCACGCTCCGGCCAAATTGTTCATGAACACCGGAAGTGGCCAATTCGGTCGACCGGCGATGGGATCCTGGGTGACGTACGGGCTCGGTAGCGAGTGTGATGACCTGCCCGGATTCTTGGTGCTGCAAAGCGGCCCCCGCGGTCCACGCGGCGGCGCGGTGCTGTGGGGCAGCGGCGTGTTGCCGACGACCTACCAAGGAGTGCCACTGCGCAGCCAAGGCGATCCGATTTTGAACCTTTCCACGCCGGGAGCGTTTAACCAAACCCAACAACGAGCGTTGGTCGATGCGGTGCGTGAATTGAATCTAAAACAATTGGTCGAAACCTCCGACCCCGAGATTGCCACGCGGATCAACGCCTACGAACTGGCGTACCGGATGCAGAGTTCGGCGCCAGAGTTGATGGACACCGCCGGGGAAAGCGCCGAGACGCTCGCAATGTACGGAATCAAGGATCCCAACGAATCGAGTTATGCGCGGAATTGTTTGCTCGCACGGCGGTTGGTCGAACGCGGAGTCCGGTTCATCCAGCTGTACCATACCAATTGGGACCATCACGGCGGCCCGACGGAGAATCTGCAACAACATCTGCCGGAGATCTGTAAAGAGGTCGACCAAGCCTCCGCCGCGCTGGTGATGGATTTGAAGCGTCGCGGTTTACTGGAGGACACGATCGTGATTTGGGGAGGCGAATTTGGCCGCACTCCGATGGGCGAAGTCCGCGAGAACACCGGCCGCAACCATCACATCGACGCGTTCACGATGTGGTTTGCCGGGGGCGGATTCAAGCCAGGGCTCGTCTATGGTGAAACCGATGAATTTGGTTTCGGGCCGATCGAAAATCCGGTCCATGTTCACGATTTGCACGCGACGTTGCTGCACTTGTTGGGACTCGACCACCAGCGACTTTCCGTGCGATTTCAAGGGCTCGATTTCCGGCTCACCGGCGTCGACCCTGCCCACGTCGTCAAAGATCTGTTGGCCTAG